The Gordonia sp. KTR9 genome contains a region encoding:
- a CDS encoding SRPBCC family protein: MGVVRHQARIDGPREKVFSYVDGYQNVSEYLFGVTRFEPTTDQTSGLGATFAVSIDVGPKTLKSVVECTEYVENELITLEAIDGFAANTTWRFADADGGSATDMDVEVTYTLPGGMAGKLLGKVVGPFAAQAVRQTEATIGKKVRATG, from the coding sequence GTGGGAGTGGTACGGCATCAGGCGAGGATCGACGGGCCGCGCGAGAAGGTGTTCAGCTACGTCGACGGCTATCAGAACGTCAGCGAATACCTCTTCGGCGTCACCCGCTTCGAACCCACGACCGATCAGACGAGCGGCCTGGGCGCGACGTTCGCGGTGTCGATCGACGTCGGTCCCAAGACGCTGAAGTCGGTTGTCGAGTGCACCGAGTATGTCGAGAACGAACTCATCACGCTGGAGGCGATCGACGGATTCGCGGCGAACACCACGTGGCGCTTCGCCGACGCCGATGGCGGCTCGGCGACCGACATGGACGTGGAGGTCACGTACACGTTGCCGGGCGGGATGGCGGGCAAACTCCTCGGCAAGGTCGTGGGACCGTTTGCCGCACAGGCGGTCCGGCAGACCGAGGCCACCATCGGCAAGAAGGTCCGCGCCACCGGCTGA